The Cryobacterium roopkundense sequence TGCGGGCCGTGGCCACCGGCTCGGAAGACGACGCGTATGTGCTCGGCGAGCTGCTGATCATCGGCGCCTGGATCGTGGGCGCCGTGGTGCTCGGCTCGATCACCTTGCGCCGCCGCACCCCCTAGCTCTCAGCGGGCGGCGAGGACCTTCTGGAGCCAGCGGTAGGAGTCCTTAGGAGTGCGGGTGGTCATCCCGTCTGAAAACGACACGTGCACGAGGCCGTAGCGCTGCGTATAGCCGGCCGACCATTCGAAGCCGTCGAGCAACGATCGTACGAAGAACCCGCGCAGGTCCACCCCCGCGGCCGCCCCGCCCGGGCGCACCGCATTCACGGCCGCCTGCAGGTGCTCGGCGACGTAGTCGATGCGCAGCGGATCGTGCACGGCCCCGCGCTCGTCGGCCTGGTCGGAGAAGCCGGCCCCGAGCGTCGTGACGTACACCGGCGGGAGGACATCGCCGTAGCGGGTCTGCAGCTCGGCGAGCGCCACACCGAGGTACTCCGGGGCGTTCACGTGCCCGGCCCCGGTGACGGGGAACTCCCGGAACGCGGTGGGATGGAAGGGAAACGCCGGCGCGACGGGGGCCGGATCGTCCCGGCTCACGATACGGCCCGTTCCCGCGGCGATCCGGGTCGGTTCCATATAGCTCAAGCCGTAGAAATCGAGCGGCTGGTGAATAACGGCGAGGTCGGCGGGGTCGGCTTCGAGCAGACCGCGCAGCTCGACGGCGAAGGGCTCGAGCGGGTCGGGATACCGGCCGAGCAGCACTGGATCGGCGAAGATCCGGTTGTGCAGCAGGTCGGAGAGCGCGGCGTACGAGCGGTCCTGTTCCCGGTCGGTCAGCGACTCGACCGGGGAATGGGCGTTGGAGAGGCCGATCCGGCCACGGACATCCGCTGCCCGAAGCCCCTGCACGGCGAGGCCGTGCGCGAGCAGCTGGTGGTGTGCGGCCGGCAGAGCGTCGAAGAGCAGGGAACGGCCCGGCGCCTGGGTGCCGAGCGCGTAGCCGTTCAACATAACCGTGGCGGGCTCCTCGAGCGTCACCCACGAGTCGATCCGATCCCCGAGCGCCTCCCCCACCGCGTGGGCATAGTCGCCGAAGCGACCGGCTGTGTCCCGGTTCAGCCAGCCTCCGCGCAGAGCGGTCGGGGTGTCCCAGTGCGAGAGCGTGGCCATCGGGCTGATGCCGTGGGCCAGGAGCGCGTCGAGCAACTGGTCGTAGAAGGCGAGGCCGTTGCGGTGGAGTGCGCCGCGTCCGTCGGGCTGCAAGCGCGGCCACGCGAGCGAGAATCGGTAGGCGTCGACCCCGAGTTCCCGCAGCAGGGTGGCGTCTTCAGCGAACTTGGCCAGGTGGTCGGCACCGATGGACGCGTTCGACCCGTCCACGATTCGGCCAGCTCCGGCGGTGAAGGTGTCCCACACCGAGTCGCCACGACCCCCGTCGCGCGCGGCGCCCTCGACCTGGAAGGCCGACGACGACACTCCCATCACGAATCCGTCGGGCAGAAAATCGCCCAACTCGCTCGCGCGGTGCGGCCAGTCGCGCTGCTCTGACGCGGTTCGCTTCGCGCGGGTGGGTGTGGCGCGGGTGGGGTTCGCGGGGGTGCGAGGAATCATGGTCACGGGCCGAGGACTCTTTCCAGATAGCTGTTGGTGAAGCGGCGCTCCGGGTCGAGCCTGTCACGAACCGCGAGAAAGTCGTCGAAATGCGGGTACCGGCCCCGCAGCGCGTCGGCCTTCTGGTAGTGAAGTTTTCCCCAGTGCGGGCGCCCGCCGTAGCCGATCATGATCTGCTCGACCGCACGGAAGTACTCCTCCGGGTCTTCGCGCACGTAACGGTGCACCGAGACGTAGCCAGTGTCCCGACCGTAGGCCGGCGACAGCCAGAGGTCGTCGGCCGCGGCAGACCGCACCTCGATCGGAAAGGAGATCCGCCATCCACGTGCCTCGATGAACCGGCGCACCGCGCGCACGGCCTCGGGCACCCGGTCACGGGGCAGGGCGTATTCCATCTCACGGAAGCGCACGGCGCGGTTGGTGGCGAAAACGCGCGTGGAGGCATCCGTGAATTGACGGTTGCCCGTGGAGCGCGCCGACAGCCGGGCGAGCGACGGCACGAGCGCGGGCAGGGCCGTTCCCACCGCGCACACGCCTCGGTAAACCCCGTTTGCCAGCAGTTCATTGTCGATCCACCGGGACACGCGGTGCGCCCGGGCAGCCGGCCGGGGTTCAACCACTCGCGTGTTGGTTTTTGTCAGTGCCGTGTCGGTGTGCGGGAACCAGAAGAACTCGAAGTGATCGTGCGTCCGTGATCGCCGCACGAAGTCCTCAAGCACGGCATCGAGCGGTTCTGATCTCTGATCGGAATGAAGCTGGAAGCGGGGAACGCACTGGATAGTGACGTCCACGATGATGCCGAGGGCCCCGAGACCGAGGCGCACGGCAGGGAGTATCTCGGTGTTCTCCGTGTCGCTCACCCGCAGGAGCGTGCCGTCGGCGGTTACGAGAGTAAGCCCCGTCACCTGACTCGCCAGGCCGACAAAGCCCCCGCCCGTTCCGTGCGTGCCGGTGGAAATCGCCCCGGCGACCGTCTGTCGGTCGATGTCGCCGAGGTTCGCCAGAGCGAGGCCGTGGTCGTCGAGAAGGCGGCCCAGCCTGTGCAGGGGCAGCCCCGCCGCCACTGTCACCCGGGCGGCGGGCACATCGATCTCGATCAGGCCCCCGAGGTCGTAAAGATCGAGCTGCACACCGGGTGCCACAGCGATGCCGGTGAAGCTGTGACCCGTTCCGACCGCTTTTATTCTCAGGCCAGCACGGATCGCGGCCCGAACGGAGCGCTGCACTGCGCCCACTGTCGCCGGCCGCTCGACGCGCACTGGGCGCACCGACTCGGTGCGCGCCCAGTTGCGCCAGGGGGGCTGCCGGAGAATCATTGAAAACCCTCGTCCACTGGCCGCAGAATGATCCCGTTCATCGCCGCCTACTCATCTGAAAAACCGTCCGTCGGTAGGCTTCGCGTCTGAAACCGGTAATGTTACGTGGCAGATTGACTTTGAGCGTCTCGCCCCGTCAAATAGGGTTGTGGGCCCTGTCACTTCAGCCAAACTTATCGCCTCTCCGGTGTCGTCGGCGCGACAACGGATGCGCCGCGCTGCCCTTCTCTGCCTGATCACCTTCGCGACTTCCCTTATTGCCGTTTCCGCACCCCTGCAGGCTCCGGCCGCTTCCGCCATGACGCCGGCGACAACCGAGGCCGTCGAACCGGCCCCTGAAGCCACGCCGAGCGCGGACCCCGTGGCCGCGCCCACACTAGACAGTCCCTCCCCCGGCATCTTCATCGGAAAGTCGACCACGACAGTATCTGGAACGCGTGATGCCTCCTCGGAGGTGCAATTGCTGTCCCCCTCCGGCGGGGATCCGCTGTGCATCATCGCCCCGGACGGCAGCACTACCTGGAGCTGCTCGAATGCCCGGTTGCCGAACTCCTCTGCCGTCACGCTGCGCGTCGTCGTCAGCGGCAATCCGACTCTGTTCGATGAAATCACTGTCGCTGTGCTCGGCGCCCCCACTGTCACGGGCGGCCCCACCGGCCAGGGCTCGTCGAACGGCCTCGTTCGCGGCACGGGCTACCCCGGCGCATCCGTCACGGCCTCAGTCGCGAACGGCATCTCGTGCACCTCGCAGGCGGACGGTTCCGGCGCGTGGGCGTGCCACCTGGACGGCCTGGAGTCCAGCGGAAACCGGGAGGTCACGGCGAGCCAGCTGACGGGCTACAGCAGCCCGTCATCATCGAACTCGAGCGCCGGAGTGATGATCTCCTTCGACCTCGACCGGCCCGACGCGCCCGTCATCACGTCGCCTGGCCGCGGTGCCCAGATTCCCGTCGCCGGCACGACGTACACGGGCACGGGTGAAAGCGGCGCCACCGTGACCGTCTTCGCCGGACCGTATTCGGTGTGTTCGGCCCCGGTGACCAACGGAGCCTGGAGTTGCTCAGCCGGCGGAGTAGCCGCCGGGTCGTACTCCCTTGTCGCCGTGCAGCAGGACGTCGCCGGCAACGTGAGCGCCGGCAGCGCAGCCGTCACCGTCACCTACGTGCAGCCGTCGACTCCGTCCCCGTCCCAGAGCACACCTCCCACCGCTGGCGGGTCGGCCACCACAGACCCCACCGCCAGCTCCGAGCCGTCGGCCTCGGCGACGGCGGACGCCGTACCCCCCGTCGCGGTGCCCGGACCCACCGCATCCGCTTCGAGCGAACCTCCGAGCGCCTCCGGGTTCGGCGCGGGACCCTGGAACTACCCCACACGCTTCACCACGGCTGTGACCTCGCCGTGGGCAAGCGCTTCATTCCCGTGGTTGCAGGCCGTTCTCCTCGCGCTCGGAGCTGTGGTGCTGTTGGCAATTCCGTCCCGGCTGCTCGCCGGCACCATCTCCCGGGCACGCGGCGGACGCCCGCTCTGGGGCGCCACCTCGATCGCGGGACGCAACCGCGCCCGGGATGAGTTTGAGACGGCACCGACCGTGCAGTGGAACCGCTGGCTGCTCGGCGGCGCGGCACTCGTGGCGGCCGCGACCCTCGTGATGCTGTCGGGGCCCGTCATCTCCCAGCCCGCGTACCTGCGCCTACTTCTTGCCGTGGTCGTGGCGCTTCTGCTCGTCAACCTCGCGGCCGCACTCGTGCCACTGCTGTGGAGTTCCCGCGTCATGCACATCGACGCGACCATAACCTTCCTGCCCCGCTACCTGGTGCTCGTCGCGGTGGCGGCCATCGGATCCCGCGTGCTCGACATCCATCCCGCTCTCTTGTTCGGGCTGTTGGGCAGTGTCACCGTGGCCGCGGGGCCGACCCTGGCCCAACGGGGGCAACTCGCCTCAGTGCGCGCCGCAAGCCTCGTGATGCTGGCCATCGTCGGCTGGTTCGGCCTGGGCCTGCTCCCCCCGGCTACCGGATTTCTGACTGCCTTCTTCGCCGAGGTAGCGAACACAGTCGTGCTCGCGGCGATCGGCTCGGCTGTCCTCGTGCTCGTTCCCATCGGCCGCACCAGCGGCCGGAGTGTGCTGGCCTGGTCCCCGCCGGTGTGGGCGGGCCTGATGGTCGTGTCGTTCACACTGCTGTTCGCCGTGCTGTCGCCCGTGATCGAGGTGTGGCAGTCGGCGGGAACCGTGCCGCTGCTGTGGGTGGCTGCGGGAGTGTTTGCCGCGCTGAGCGCCGGCGCCTGGGCCTGGCAACGCTTCGTGGCTCCGGCGGGCCTCTGACGCGCGCTATCGTTCAGGAGTGCGCTTAGGAGTCCTCGACGTCGGGTCGAACACCGTCCATCTGCTGGTTGTCGACGCCCATACGGGCGCTCCCCCGCTGCCCATGGCCTCGGATAAGGCTGTTCTGCGGCTGATGAGGTACATCACGCCCGATGGTGCGATCAACGACGAGGGCGTGGCCGCAGTGCTCACGTCGGTGCAAAATGCCGCCGATTTCGCGAGCCGCCACAACATTGACGAGCTCTTGCCGTTCGCGACATCCGCTCTGCGCGAGGCCACCAACGGGCCCGAGTTGCTGGAACGGGTCGAGCGCGAGACCGGTGTGGCATTGCAGGTGCTGTCCGGGGAAGACGAAGCCAGACTCACCTTTCTGGCCGTGCGCCGCTGGTACGGCTGGTCGGCCGAAAACATTCTGCTCTTTGATATCGGCGGCGGGTCGCTCGAGATCGCAGCCGGAGCGAACGAGATTCCCGAGGTCGCCCTCTCCCTGCCGCTCGGCGCGGGACGCACCACGATTGGTTTTCTGCACCACGATCCGCCCCTGCCAGACGAGGTGAACGCACTGCGCGTGCACGCCGCATCAGTGCTCAAGGACGCCGTGGGCGCCTTTGCCGCCCTTCCTGCCCCGCACCACATCGTGGGGTCGTCCAAGGCCATCCGTTCCCTGGCCCGGCTGGCGGGCTCCACGTCGGACGGCGTCGGGTCCGGCGACCGCCTGCGGCTCGGCCGTGCTCAGCTCAATGATTGGGTGCCTCGCCTCGCGCGCATTCCAGCGGATGCCCGACCGGCGCTGCCTGGAATCACCGCCGACCGCACCTTTCAGATCGTGGCCGGCGGAATCGTTCTGGGCGAGGCAATGGCAGCCTTCAAGGCCGACGAGCTTGAGGTCTCTCCATGGGCCCTGCGCGAGGGAATCATCCTGCGGTACCTCGACCGCCTTACCTAGCCCCGTTCCGGGGGCGCGACTAAGCTTTCAAGCTCTCGCACTGAAAGGGACCCCCGATGGCAACCAGCAAGATCTTCATCAACCTTCCCGTGGCTGACCTCGAGGCCTCGAAGGCCTTCTTCACGGCCTTGGGATACACGATCAATCCCCTGTTCACCGATGAGAACGCGGCGAGCGTCGTCATGTCAGACAGCATTTACGCGATGCTGCTCGTGAAGCCGTTCTTCGCCACCTTCACCGACAAATCACTCATCGACCCCAAATCAGAGGTGCAGGTGCTCAACTGTCTGGTGCTCGACAGCAGGAACGAGGTCGACGAATGGGCAGAGAAGGCCCTGGCAGCGGGCGGCGCAGAGCCACGTACCACCCAGGACTACGGCTTCATGTACACGCGGGACATCGAGGACCTCGACGGTCACATCTGGGAAGTCACCTGGATGGATCCTGAGGTCGCCAAGAACGGCCCACCCGCCATGTCGTCAGGCCGTCCGACCGGTCGGACCTAGGCTACTCGCACGTCGATCTCGCCGGGTTCGGCTGCCTCGCTGCCGAAGACGAGGTAGCGGTTCGCGATCTTGTCGCTGAAGAAGCGGTCGTGGCTGACCACGACGACGGCGCCGGGAAAATGCATGAGAGCCCGCTCCATCACCTGCGTGCTCGACATGTCGAGGTGGTTGGTGGGCTCATCGAGCAACAGCACCGAGGCGCCTGACAACAGGCACTGGGCCATGGCCACGCGGGCGCGCTGACCACCAGACAGGTTTCCGATCTTCTGTTTGAGGTCGGCTTCGGAGAACTGGAACATCGCCAGGAAACGGTTCACTGACTTGCGGGTCGCGGTGAGCGCGAGGCTGTCTGGCATGGCGTTGACGGCGTGGCTCACCGTGTCGGTGTCGTCCAGTTCGTCGAGCACCTGGTTGTAGGACACAACGCCGGCACCGGATGCCCAGGTCACATCCCCGAAATCGGCCTGCTCTTCGCCGGTCAGCACCCGCAGCAGGCTCGTCTTTCCGCTGCCGTTAGGGCCGAGAACGACGATGCGGTTGCCACGCCGAATCTCAAAGGTCAAACCGCTGAACAGCAACTTGTCGCCGTAGGACTTGCCGAGGTTGTCCACCCGACACAGGGCGTCCTTCACGTGCAGGGAACCGTAGATCTCGGTGATGATCTGGTCGACGGGGCGAGGGGTGCGGGACTTCTTGATGTGGGCGAGCTTGTTGCCGAGGCCCCGGCTCTCGGCCTTCGCTGCCTCGCGACGATCGGAGATTCCCTCGGCTTCGAAGGCCAACAGCTCGGACTCGTGCACAAACTGCGCCTCGAGCGTCTTGAGGCGGAACTGCTTCTGCACCACGTACTCTCCGAAATTGCCGGGGTACTCGTGCAGGTGATAGTTCTCGAGTTCGATGATGCGAGTGACCACGGCGTCGAGGAATTTACGGTCGTGCGAGACCACGATGGCGGCGCCCGTGAAATCGCGAAACCACGCTTCGAGCCATTCGACGCCAGCCACGTCAAGGAAGTTGGTGGGCTCATCGAGCAGCAGCACGTCTGGCGCTTCGAGCACGATCTTGGCGAGGGCCGCGCGGTTGCGCCAACCGCCGGACAGTTCGTCGATGGCACACACCCGGTGCGCCTCGTTGAACCCGAGCGTGGAGAGCGCGGTGTCGATATGGCGCTTGTAATCCCAGCCATCGAGCCGGTCCATCTCCTCAAAGAGCTCCGACTGGCGAATGATCAGCCGGTCGAGTTGGTCGCCCACGGAGGAATCGGTCGCGATGCTCGTGTCGATCGCAGCCAGCTCGGCTTCGATCGCCTTGACCTCGACGAACAGGGCGTCGAGGACTTCGGTGATCGTGGACTGGCCGTTCAGCTCCGAGAACTGCGAGAAGTAGCCGATGCGCACGCCGGCTTCCAGCGTGACAGTTCCGGTGTCTGGCGTGACCTGCTCGAGGACGAGCTTGAGCATCGTCGACTTGCCGGACCCGTTCTTTCCGATCAGGCCCACCCGGTCTTTCGGTTCGAGGCGAAAGAACGCCTCGCGAAGAATCTGGGTGTTCTCAAAACCGACGCTGACGTCGTTCAGCCTGATCAGGCTCATGGGTGGTTCCTTTCGGGCAGGGTGTTGCGCTGCCGTGAAGCGTGCTGTCTACTCAGGAAATGCACCGCATTTCCCCATTCCTCGGCGGAGCGAAGCGCCCGACGAGATAGATCGCCGAATCCGTGGGAACAGCGCGACTCCGGCCGCGCCAGCGGTCCCGGGGACGGTTCCGGGCGTTCCTCACAAGAATACGGGAGGCGCACAGGCAAGGCGAACTCCTGCTCAATGACAGTGATCGGTCGACCATGCCTGTCAGCTCAGCCCTATCAGCTCAGCCCTGTCAGCTCAGCCCTGTCAGCTCAGCGTCTACGCAAGAGATCGCCGTCTACTCGTCCGAGTTTGACATCACCACTGAAACCGGAGGTTCTCCCTTTTTCAACCCCGAACTGTCACCAACCTGTCGGCTCAATACAGCTCGAAGGGGCTGTCGTTGATTTCGGTGGCGGGGATACTCCAGGGGTCTGCGCAGGCGCGAGGCTTCGTGGTCAGCGTGGGTTCCATCAGTGGGATCGTCGGTCGGATGCGGGTTTCGGGGTGAGTGACATAGTGCCTGCCCGCCGGGCTGGTCCAGTTGAGGGTTCCGTCCTCGCCTTGGACCACTGACCAACCTGTTTCGTGTTTCACCCGGTGGCTCGGGCGGCACAGGCTGGAGAGGTTCGAGAAGACGGTCTCTCCGCCGTGTTCCCAGGCGATGGTGTGATCAATGTCGCAGGCGGCGGCTCGTCGGTTGCAGCCGACGGCACGGCACGTGCCGTCGCGTAGTCGCAGCCAGTTCTTCAGGTCGTCCGGGACCTTGTACTTCGTGCGTCCGAAGGAGAGAACAGCTCCCGTCTCGGGGTGGACGAGGATGCGAGTGAAGCTGGTGGCCGTTCCGGCCAGGCGCCGGGCGGTCTCCGCGTCGATCGGCCCGAACCCCTCCAGCGTGCCCGGCTCCTCGCTCTGACCCAGCAGGGTGAGAACGGGGACGGTGACGAATACGTTCGCGCGGACTCCGGCACCGAGCCCGGTCTCGGTCACTCCTTTCAGGAGCAGGTCCGTGGCGGCGTCGGTACGAAGCTGCGCGAGAGTGCGGGTTTCGTCGTGCACCTTCAGGTTCTTCGCCAAAGATTCGACCCGGTCCGCGATGGCGGCCGCATCTTCGTTGCTCAGCGTCATCTCCAGGTACCCCATCCCGTCACGACCGGGACTGACCCAGAAGTTCCGGTCAGCGAGGGCCTTCTGGTGCCGCACGGCGATGGACTCCGGGTGAGTGAACTCCCGCACCTTCACGGCCTTCTTCCGCAATTGCGGGACGGTGAGGGTTTCACTGTTGCGGAGAGCCTCGTCTTCGAAGGCCTTCCAAGCCTCCGGTGGCAGGCTGACGGCGTTCTCGATGATGGTTTGGGCGTGGCGGTAGCTGATGTCACCGCGGCGGAGGGCGTCTCGGGTGGCGGGGAGCCGGTGTTGCAGCAGGTCGCTTTCGAACATCAGATTGCGGGCGACACCGCTGGGCAGTTTCAGCAGGGCAGCCAGCTCAGCGACGAGGCCTTCGTGGGCGGCTTTCTGCGGTGACCACTCGGTGTCCCGTCGTCCCCGCGCGGTGAGGGGAAGTCCAGCCTCGGCCGTGGCGTCGGTCCACTGCCGGAGCCTGTCGATCACTTCCGCTCGAGCGGCCTGGGCGAAACAGACCATCCGATCGAAGCTGAGTATCGCGTCGAGGAGCAGGGTTTGAGTGTCGTCGGCGACGGCCTTCTCCTCCGCCAAGACGGCGAGGGTCTGGTCGACTGGTTCGGGCGGGTTACTACCCGCGGCCTCCTCCAAAGGAGGAACTTCATCGTTGTTCTCCATAAGATAATTATCCCACGAACCACAGACAGATTCGAGAAATACTCAGGGTTGTGGATAACTTGATCGAAGAAGTTTGCGCCCTCCCGAAGTCTGAGCATTGGCTTGCGGGGTCTCGATACGCGCCGTAGACGGCGCTACTCGACCAGCGGAATGGGGGGCGCGCAAAGGCGGCGCAGGGCGCAGGGCGCGAAGCGCAGGGCGCAAGGCGCAGGGCGCGAAGCGCAGGGCGCAAGGCGCAGGGCGCAAGGCGCGCGGCGCGGCGCAGTTGTGCGGGTGGTGCCCCCGCTGGGATTTGAACCCAGACTTTAACGATTTTAAGTCGTTCGCCTCTGCCGATTGGGCTACGGGGGCGCGTTCGAAACTCTCGAACGCTTCTAGCGTATGCGCTGCTGCGCCTGTGCTGCTACTTAGCGGCGGTTGCCTCTGCGGCGGCACGCTCGGCGACGACCTCTTCAACCACGGCGTCGGTCGCGGGATCCGCAGCCAGAGTGTCCTTCACGACGGGCTTGGCCGCCGCCTTGACCGTGGGCTTACGCGGAGCACGAGGGGCACGGGGCGCCCGCGCTGCGGGGGCCGCGACAACGGGAGCCTCAACGGGAGGCTTCGGACGAGAGGCGAATTCCTCGAACACCGCACGAGGCGTCTGCACCGCGTTGAGGGAGACAATGTCGCGTCCGAGGAAGAAGTTGTTCACCCAACCCCATACGACGCGCAATTTACGCTCCCAGCTCGGCATGGCCAGGCCGTGGTAACCACGGTGCGCGAACCAGGCGGGCATTCCCGTGATGGCGAACTTGCCGGACTGGAAGACACCGATTCCCACACCGAGGCCTGCAACGGCTCCGAGGTTCTTGTGGTTGTACTGCTTCGGGCCTTCGCCGCGCAGCACCGCCACGATGTTCTCGGCCAGGAGCTTTCCCTGGCGAACGGCGTGCTGGGCGTTGGGCACACAATTGCCGCCCACGCCGCCTCCGCTGAGGTCGGGCACGCAGCTGACGTCACCGGCAGCCCAGGCGTCCAGAACGATGTCGTCTTCCGTGCCCACGCGAAGGTCGGCCCGGGTCTGAACCCGACCGCGCTCTTCGATGGGAAGGTCGGTGTGACGCACGATCGTGGGGTTGGCCATCACGCCGGCGGTCCAGACGATGAGGTCGGTTGCGAAGGTCTCGCCTGTGGACAGCTCGATGACGCCATCGACGGCGCTGGAGAGCTGCGTGTCCAGGTGAATCTGGGCTCCGCGGGAAGCCAGGTTTTCGATGACCCAGAGGCTCGTCTTGAGCGACACCTCTGGCATGATGCGGCCCATGGCCTCGATGAGGTGGAAGTTGACCTCGTCGAAGCTGATCTCCGGGTAGGAGGTGAGCAGCGAGGTCGCGAAGGACCGCAGCTCGGCGAAGACCTCGATGCCGGCGAATCCGCCGCCGACCACGACGAACGTGAGCAGACGCTCGCGCTCGGGACCTTCCGGCAGACCCGCGGCCTTGTCGAAGTTGCTGAGCACGCGGTCGCGAATGGCGACGGCCTCCTCGATCGTCTTGAGGCCGATGGCCTGGTCTGCGACGCCCGGGATCGGGAACGTGCGCGACACGGCGCCGGCGGTGACCACGACGATGTCGTACGCAAACTCCCACGGCTCGCCGATGGAGGGTGTGATGGTCGCGGTCTTTTCGGCGTGGTTCACGTGAGTGACCTTGGCCGTGATGACGTTGGTCTTCTTCAGGTGGCGACGGTGGGCGACCACGGCGTGCCGGGGTTCAATCGAACCGGCCGCGACCTCTGGGAGGAAGGGCTGGTACGTCATGTACGGCAGCGGGTCAACCATGGTGACCTCCGCTTCACCGGATCGCAGCCACTTCTCGAGCTTCCAGGCCGTGTAAAAACCGGCGTAGCCGCCACCAACAATGAGAATTTTGGGCACGATGAGAGGGCCTCCTACATGATTTGTTTGCGCAAG is a genomic window containing:
- a CDS encoding NAD(P)/FAD-dependent oxidoreductase, producing the protein MPKILIVGGGYAGFYTAWKLEKWLRSGEAEVTMVDPLPYMTYQPFLPEVAAGSIEPRHAVVAHRRHLKKTNVITAKVTHVNHAEKTATITPSIGEPWEFAYDIVVVTAGAVSRTFPIPGVADQAIGLKTIEEAVAIRDRVLSNFDKAAGLPEGPERERLLTFVVVGGGFAGIEVFAELRSFATSLLTSYPEISFDEVNFHLIEAMGRIMPEVSLKTSLWVIENLASRGAQIHLDTQLSSAVDGVIELSTGETFATDLIVWTAGVMANPTIVRHTDLPIEERGRVQTRADLRVGTEDDIVLDAWAAGDVSCVPDLSGGGVGGNCVPNAQHAVRQGKLLAENIVAVLRGEGPKQYNHKNLGAVAGLGVGIGVFQSGKFAITGMPAWFAHRGYHGLAMPSWERKLRVVWGWVNNFFLGRDIVSLNAVQTPRAVFEEFASRPKPPVEAPVVAAPAARAPRAPRAPRKPTVKAAAKPVVKDTLAADPATDAVVEEVVAERAAAEATAAK